The Sphaerospermopsis torques-reginae ITEP-024 genome has a window encoding:
- a CDS encoding S-layer homology domain-containing protein yields the protein MVLFKRPAIFFSMAVLLSTLTACANGPSAKNLEQSLAADPRLQTNTAVFGENKNPEISTAPKIELPADFPQEIPIYPNAKLAEIQPANNNSDNSDNSKTLENQPGNKPENTIVTRWQSADPSNMIASFYSSEFKNQNWQILQQPQDDTEGTFEVKRNDLLLKVAIKPKSVTNPAPNQAQTATELTIEYTSNKSNSLAANSGTNSQPGDSQFIGPVSPGVDATKQPTNTENTEVENSQPQEFTDLNKVPPEWRKQIEDLGKLGVLSIAANPSNSNLNTTNNQQFEPDKIITRREFARWLVTANNVIYANNTAKKIRLASTNTQPAFRDVLPKDPDFPAIQGLAEAGLIPSSLSGDATAVLFLPDAPLTRENLLLWKVPLDTRQALPNANLEAVKQTWGFQDTEKIDPKALRAILADFQNAEQSNIRRVFGYTTLFQPKKAVTRGEAAAAISYFGLQSEGMSTTEALKLKGE from the coding sequence GTGGTGCTTTTTAAACGTCCTGCTATCTTTTTCAGTATGGCTGTTTTACTTTCTACCTTAACAGCCTGTGCTAACGGTCCTAGTGCTAAAAATTTAGAACAGTCTCTAGCAGCAGATCCCAGACTGCAAACAAATACTGCGGTTTTTGGTGAAAACAAGAATCCAGAAATATCAACAGCGCCTAAAATTGAATTACCTGCTGATTTTCCTCAAGAAATTCCTATTTATCCCAATGCTAAATTAGCAGAAATTCAACCTGCAAATAATAATTCAGATAATTCAGATAATTCAAAAACTTTAGAAAATCAACCTGGAAATAAACCTGAAAATACAATTGTCACTCGTTGGCAAAGTGCAGATCCTAGTAATATGATTGCCAGCTTTTACAGCAGTGAGTTTAAAAATCAGAATTGGCAAATTTTACAACAACCACAAGATGATACAGAAGGAACTTTTGAAGTTAAGCGTAATGATTTATTATTGAAAGTAGCAATTAAACCCAAAAGTGTCACAAATCCAGCACCAAATCAAGCACAAACAGCTACAGAATTAACAATTGAATATACATCTAATAAGAGTAATAGTTTAGCTGCAAATTCTGGGACCAATTCTCAACCAGGAGATTCACAATTTATTGGACCAGTTTCACCAGGGGTTGATGCTACTAAACAACCAACAAATACAGAAAATACAGAAGTTGAAAATTCACAACCTCAAGAATTTACTGATTTAAATAAAGTACCACCTGAATGGAGAAAACAAATTGAAGATTTAGGTAAATTGGGTGTTTTGTCAATTGCTGCAAATCCAAGTAATAGCAATTTAAACACTACAAATAATCAACAATTTGAACCTGATAAAATCATCACTCGCAGAGAATTTGCACGCTGGTTAGTAACTGCAAATAATGTCATTTATGCTAATAATACTGCCAAAAAAATTCGTTTAGCATCCACAAATACACAACCAGCTTTTAGAGATGTTTTACCTAAAGATCCTGATTTTCCAGCTATTCAAGGATTAGCAGAAGCGGGATTAATACCTAGTAGTTTATCAGGAGATGCAACCGCAGTTTTATTTCTTCCTGATGCACCTTTAACTAGGGAAAATTTATTATTGTGGAAAGTTCCTTTAGATACTCGTCAAGCTTTACCGAATGCTAATTTGGAAGCTGTTAAACAAACTTGGGGTTTTCAAGATACAGAAAAAATTGATCCTAAAGCATTAAGAGCAATTTTAGCTGACTTTCAAAATGCAGAACAATCAAATATTAGGAGAGTTTTTGGATATACTACTCTTTTTCAACCGAAAAAAGCTGTAACTCGTGGAGAAGCTGCTGCGGCCATATCTTATTTTGGTTTGCAAAGTGAAGGGATGTCAACTACTGAAGCCTTGAAGTTGAAAGGGGAGTAA
- a CDS encoding (2Fe-2S) ferredoxin domain-containing protein, translating to MSIFTGINVSEFCLEGRFLDFVIKDGYKLKGLLLATSEGECYVKLAKHLRVAFDLRLPRGTWLQVVGTKKYDAKKEEVMLKAERVMAGRSEIEIIATNINLDRVSSAPQASKPKPEKKQTILMCQKSDCMKRGGKALCQVLESELSDRGLQDTVNIKGTGCMKNCKGGPNLVMPDKTRYTKVQPSQVAILVDKHFGKDTEIKSPQFMEV from the coding sequence ATGAGTATCTTTACTGGTATCAACGTATCAGAATTTTGCCTAGAAGGTAGATTTTTAGATTTTGTGATTAAAGATGGTTATAAGTTAAAAGGTTTATTATTAGCGACTTCTGAGGGTGAATGTTATGTAAAATTAGCCAAGCATTTACGGGTAGCTTTTGATTTGCGTTTACCTCGTGGTACTTGGTTACAGGTGGTAGGTACTAAAAAGTATGACGCTAAAAAAGAGGAAGTCATGCTAAAAGCTGAACGGGTAATGGCTGGGCGTTCTGAAATAGAAATAATTGCGACTAATATAAATTTAGACAGGGTTTCTTCAGCACCGCAAGCGAGTAAACCCAAACCAGAGAAAAAACAAACTATATTAATGTGTCAAAAATCGGATTGTATGAAACGTGGTGGTAAAGCGTTGTGTCAGGTGTTGGAGTCTGAGTTGAGCGATCGCGGTTTACAGGATACAGTTAATATTAAAGGTACTGGTTGCATGAAAAATTGTAAGGGTGGACCTAATTTAGTCATGCCAGATAAAACCCGGTATACTAAAGTTCAACCTTCACAAGTTGCTATTTTGGTAGATAAGCATTTTGGAAAGGATACAGAAATCAAATCTCCGCAGTTTATGGAAGTTTAA
- a CDS encoding Dps family protein produces MSDTQTLIQNFGQVYDNPVLLDRSVTEPVIEGFNIALASFQALYLQYQKHHFVVEGAEFYSLHEFFNDSYKEVQDHIHEIGERLNGLGGVPVASFSKLAEMCCFEPETDGTFSSRKMIENDLVAEQAMISLIRRLASQAESLGDRGTRYLYEQILLKTEERAYHLAHFLANDSLTLGFVQRATN; encoded by the coding sequence ATGTCTGATACTCAAACTTTGATTCAAAATTTTGGTCAAGTATATGACAACCCTGTATTACTAGATCGCAGTGTTACCGAACCAGTAATTGAAGGATTCAATATTGCATTAGCTAGTTTTCAAGCACTTTACCTACAGTATCAGAAACATCATTTTGTAGTGGAAGGTGCGGAATTTTATTCACTGCATGAATTTTTTAACGACAGCTACAAAGAAGTACAAGATCACATCCATGAAATTGGTGAACGTTTAAATGGTTTGGGTGGTGTTCCCGTAGCTTCTTTTAGCAAATTAGCTGAAATGTGCTGCTTTGAACCAGAAACAGATGGTACATTTTCTTCCCGGAAGATGATAGAAAATGACCTCGTGGCAGAACAAGCTATGATTAGCTTAATTCGTCGTTTAGCCTCTCAGGCTGAGAGTTTGGGAGATCGGGGTACAAGATATCTCTACGAACAAATTCTGCTAAAGACAGAAGAAAGAGCTTATCATTTAGCACATTTCTTAGCTAATGATAGTTTAACATTAGGTTTTGTTCAACGAGCCACAAACTAA
- the carB gene encoding carbamoyl-phosphate synthase large subunit yields the protein MPRRQDIRKILLLGSGPIVIGQACEFDYSGTQACKALREEGFEVVLINSNPATIMTDPETADRTYIEPLTPEMVEKVIAKERPDALLPTMGGQTALNLAVALAKNGALEKYNVELIGAKLPAIEKAEDRKLFNEAMDKIGVKVCPSGTASSLDEAKAIADRIGSYPLIIRPAFTMGGTGGGIAYNKEEFEVMAQVGIDASPVSQILIDQSLLGWKEYELEVMRDLADNVVIICSIENFDPMGIHTGDSITVAPAQTLTDKEYQRLRDMAIKIIREIGVETGGSNIQFAVNPVNGDVVVIEMNPRVSRSSALASKATGFPIAKMAAKLAVGYTLDEISNDITKKTPASFEPTIDYVVTKIPRFAFEKFPGSDPVLTTQMKSVGEAMAIGRTFNESFQKAMRSLETGRAGWGADKPEKLPSGEQIRAQLRTPNPERVFALRHAMQLGMSNEEIYELTAIDPWFLDKLQQILEFEKFLKRTPLQQLTKEQMYDVKRNGFSDRQIAFCTKTKEDEVRAYRKQLGVIPVYKTVDTCAAEFEAFTPYYYSTYEEETEVLPTDKPKVMILGGGPNRIGQGIEFDYCCCHAAYSLKAAGYETMMVNSNPETVSTDYDTSDRLYFEPLTKEDVLNIIEAENPVGIIVQFGGQTPLKLAVPLQNYLQSIASNEEIQNPKSKIQNPEIWGTSPDSIDMAENRERFEKILQELNIAQPPNGIARSYEDALIVAKRIGYPVVVRPSYVLGGRAMEIVYSDAELERYMTFAVQVEPDHPILIDKFLENAIEVDVDAIADHTGRVVIGGIMEHIEQAGIHSGDSACSLPSISLSPAVLNQIRTWTVQLAKALSVVGLMNIQFAVVGANSYSPQVYILEANPRASRTVPFVSKATGVPLAKLASLIMSGKTLEELNFTQEVIPDHIAVKEAVLPFNKFPGTDTILGPEMRSTGEVMGIDADFGRAFAKAEMGAGEKLPLQGTVFVSMSDRDKALVVDVVKEFINLGFHIIATQGTRQYLKEQGLKVEQVLKLHEGRPNVIDVIKNQQIQLIINTPSGEEARTDGQLIRRTALAYKIPIITTIAGARATVAAIRSLQNTTLDVKVIQEYCPIG from the coding sequence ATGCCTCGTCGTCAAGATATCCGCAAAATTCTTTTGTTAGGTTCTGGTCCTATTGTCATTGGCCAAGCTTGTGAGTTTGACTATTCTGGTACTCAAGCTTGTAAAGCTTTACGGGAAGAAGGTTTTGAGGTGGTGCTGATAAATTCTAACCCGGCTACTATTATGACTGATCCAGAAACGGCCGATCGCACTTATATCGAACCTCTGACACCGGAAATGGTAGAAAAGGTTATTGCTAAGGAACGTCCTGATGCTCTTTTACCGACTATGGGCGGACAAACTGCTTTAAATCTTGCTGTTGCTTTAGCAAAAAATGGGGCTTTAGAAAAGTATAACGTCGAATTGATCGGTGCGAAGTTACCAGCGATTGAAAAAGCTGAAGATCGCAAGTTGTTTAACGAAGCGATGGATAAGATCGGGGTGAAGGTTTGCCCCAGTGGTACTGCTTCTAGTTTAGATGAAGCTAAGGCGATCGCAGATCGGATCGGTTCTTATCCTCTCATCATTCGTCCTGCTTTTACAATGGGTGGTACTGGGGGCGGTATCGCTTATAATAAGGAAGAGTTTGAGGTGATGGCACAGGTGGGTATTGATGCTAGTCCTGTTTCTCAAATTCTCATAGATCAGTCTTTACTCGGTTGGAAGGAATATGAATTAGAAGTGATGCGGGATCTTGCGGATAACGTTGTCATTATCTGTTCTATTGAAAATTTCGATCCGATGGGGATTCATACAGGTGATTCTATCACGGTTGCACCTGCTCAAACTCTCACAGATAAAGAATATCAACGTCTGCGGGATATGGCGATCAAAATTATCCGGGAAATAGGGGTGGAAACCGGTGGTTCTAATATTCAGTTTGCGGTGAACCCGGTCAATGGAGATGTGGTAGTAATTGAAATGAACCCCCGTGTTTCCCGGAGTTCTGCGTTAGCTTCTAAAGCAACCGGTTTTCCTATTGCAAAGATGGCCGCAAAGTTAGCTGTGGGTTACACTTTGGATGAAATTAGTAATGATATTACTAAGAAAACCCCCGCTTCTTTTGAACCGACTATTGACTATGTAGTGACGAAAATTCCCCGGTTTGCGTTTGAAAAGTTCCCTGGTTCTGATCCGGTGTTAACTACGCAAATGAAGTCTGTGGGGGAAGCAATGGCCATAGGAAGAACTTTTAATGAGTCTTTCCAAAAAGCTATGCGGTCCTTGGAAACTGGCCGCGCTGGATGGGGTGCTGATAAACCGGAGAAGTTACCCAGTGGGGAACAAATTCGCGCTCAGTTACGTACTCCTAACCCAGAGAGAGTTTTTGCTTTGCGTCATGCGATGCAGTTAGGTATGAGTAATGAGGAAATTTACGAACTAACAGCGATAGATCCCTGGTTTTTGGATAAATTACAGCAAATTCTGGAATTTGAGAAGTTCTTAAAACGCACTCCTTTACAGCAGTTGACAAAAGAGCAAATGTATGATGTCAAGCGTAATGGTTTTAGCGATCGCCAAATTGCTTTCTGTACCAAAACCAAGGAAGATGAAGTTAGAGCATATCGTAAACAGTTAGGTGTTATCCCCGTTTACAAAACTGTGGATACCTGCGCTGCGGAGTTTGAAGCGTTCACACCTTATTATTATTCTACCTACGAGGAAGAAACGGAAGTTTTACCCACCGATAAACCCAAGGTAATGATTTTGGGAGGTGGTCCAAACCGTATTGGTCAGGGGATAGAATTTGATTATTGTTGCTGTCATGCGGCATACTCTTTGAAAGCTGCGGGTTATGAAACCATGATGGTGAACTCTAACCCGGAGACTGTTTCTACTGATTACGATACTAGCGATCGCCTATATTTTGAACCTCTTACCAAAGAAGACGTACTCAACATCATCGAAGCGGAAAACCCTGTAGGTATTATTGTCCAGTTCGGTGGACAAACTCCCCTAAAATTAGCAGTTCCATTGCAAAACTATCTTCAAAGTATAGCCAGCAATGAGGAAATCCAAAATCCAAAATCCAAAATCCAAAATCCAGAAATTTGGGGTACTTCTCCTGATTCTATCGACATGGCAGAAAATCGGGAACGGTTTGAAAAGATTCTTCAAGAGTTGAATATTGCCCAACCGCCTAATGGTATCGCTAGAAGTTATGAAGATGCGTTAATTGTCGCTAAACGGATCGGCTATCCCGTTGTGGTTCGCCCTAGTTACGTTTTGGGTGGACGAGCGATGGAAATAGTCTACTCTGATGCAGAGTTAGAAAGATATATGACTTTTGCAGTGCAGGTAGAACCAGATCATCCAATTTTAATTGATAAGTTCCTAGAAAATGCCATTGAAGTGGATGTAGATGCGATCGCCGATCATACGGGTAGAGTGGTTATTGGTGGCATTATGGAACACATTGAACAAGCGGGTATTCACTCAGGAGATTCGGCTTGTTCTCTCCCTTCAATTTCCCTCTCTCCCGCAGTCCTTAACCAAATTAGAACTTGGACAGTCCAACTAGCAAAAGCTTTATCTGTAGTGGGTTTGATGAATATTCAATTTGCCGTTGTTGGTGCAAATAGCTATTCTCCCCAAGTCTACATTTTAGAAGCTAACCCCCGTGCATCTCGCACTGTTCCCTTTGTGTCTAAAGCAACAGGCGTACCTTTGGCTAAGTTGGCATCTTTAATTATGTCTGGTAAGACTTTAGAGGAATTAAACTTTACTCAAGAAGTCATTCCCGATCATATAGCTGTTAAGGAAGCGGTTTTACCCTTTAATAAATTCCCTGGTACTGATACCATCTTAGGTCCTGAAATGCGTTCCACTGGGGAAGTTATGGGTATTGATGCTGACTTTGGGCGAGCATTTGCTAAAGCGGAAATGGGTGCAGGAGAGAAATTACCCCTCCAAGGTACTGTATTTGTGTCTATGAGCGATCGGGATAAAGCTTTAGTAGTGGATGTCGTGAAAGAGTTTATCAACCTGGGTTTTCATATTATCGCTACCCAAGGTACACGCCAATATTTGAAGGAGCAAGGTTTAAAAGTTGAGCAAGTGCTGAAACTTCATGAAGGTCGTCCTAATGTGATTGATGTGATCAAAAATCAACAAATTCAGTTAATTATTAACACACCTTCAGGGGAAGAAGCCCGTACCGATGGACAACTTATCCGCCGTACAGCTTTAGCCTACAAAATTCCCATTATTACCACAATAGCAGGTGCGCGGGCAACAGTAGCCGCTATCCGTTCCCTGCAAAACACCACCCTTGATGTGAAAGTCATTCAAGAATATTGTCCCATAGGGTAA
- a CDS encoding histidine kinase, whose amino-acid sequence MLKQDYMQVSQDQPIYSEAPLQLLLFVDGRPQSRQQVQRIRSYLRELETEYSFELQIIDVGQQPYLAEHFKLVATPALIKIHPEPQQTLAGSNIIAQLKNWWPRWQVAVDAFLKLQEDLQELKDENVRATLPTSTIHSVAVSAELIKLSDEIFNLKQEKEKLQEQLQFKDRVMAMLAHDLRNPLTAAAIAIETLQNNYNPENGAFHRLKPAMAENLLKQARNQTRIIDRMIADLLQVGRGNDREFPIIPQKLELGKISYEILAELRDRYISKSQKIETDIPKDLPYVYADPERIRQVLVNLLDNAIKYTPEGGMISLAGLHRTTQKVQFSIGDTGPGIPPENRDRIFENHFRLQRDEGTDGYGIGLALCQRIIRAHYGQIWVDANPHGGAWFHFTLPVYPS is encoded by the coding sequence GTGCTGAAACAAGATTACATGCAAGTTTCCCAGGATCAGCCTATCTATTCTGAGGCTCCACTCCAACTGTTGCTTTTTGTCGATGGACGGCCACAGTCCCGACAACAGGTACAGCGAATACGCTCTTATTTAAGAGAATTAGAAACCGAGTATAGTTTTGAACTACAAATTATTGATGTCGGGCAACAACCGTATCTAGCGGAACATTTTAAATTAGTAGCAACGCCGGCGTTAATCAAAATCCATCCAGAACCTCAACAGACTCTGGCGGGAAGTAATATTATAGCCCAATTAAAAAACTGGTGGCCTCGCTGGCAAGTTGCTGTAGACGCTTTCTTAAAGTTACAGGAAGACTTACAAGAACTCAAAGATGAGAATGTGCGGGCAACATTACCCACATCTACCATACATTCTGTTGCTGTTTCTGCGGAGTTGATCAAGCTTTCAGATGAAATTTTTAACTTGAAGCAGGAAAAAGAGAAACTGCAAGAACAGTTACAATTTAAAGACCGGGTAATGGCAATGTTAGCCCATGACCTCCGTAATCCTTTAACTGCTGCTGCTATAGCTATAGAAACGCTGCAAAATAACTACAATCCTGAAAATGGAGCGTTTCACCGTTTAAAACCAGCAATGGCGGAAAATTTATTAAAACAAGCCCGTAATCAAACAAGAATCATTGATCGGATGATTGCTGATTTGTTACAAGTCGGGCGTGGAAATGATAGGGAGTTTCCGATTATACCACAAAAGCTGGAATTAGGAAAAATAAGTTATGAAATATTGGCAGAATTACGCGATCGCTATATTAGCAAATCTCAAAAAATAGAAACAGATATCCCCAAAGATTTACCTTATGTATACGCAGATCCAGAGCGCATCCGTCAAGTTTTAGTAAATTTATTGGATAATGCTATTAAATATACACCCGAAGGAGGCATGATTAGTTTAGCAGGACTCCACCGCACAACCCAAAAAGTACAGTTTAGTATTGGTGATACAGGTCCTGGTATTCCCCCAGAAAACCGCGATCGCATCTTTGAAAATCATTTCCGTCTCCAACGAGATGAAGGAACTGATGGTTATGGAATTGGTTTGGCTTTATGTCAACGTATTATTAGAGCGCACTATGGTCAAATTTGGGTAGATGCAAATCCTCATGGTGGTGCATGGTTTCATTTTACTTTACCAGTTTATCCATCTTAA
- a CDS encoding Asr1405/Asl0597 family protein, translating into MKFSNSHNSQLGIKHVIDVSRADRWQVYQRLNELDIPCHYQSNQPLQVEITNPQIAIQVWSVVRQVKASRQDLICHLKDCLRLRYQAL; encoded by the coding sequence TTGAAATTCTCTAATTCACATAATTCACAATTAGGAATAAAGCACGTTATTGATGTGAGTCGGGCGGATAGGTGGCAAGTTTATCAACGCTTAAATGAATTAGATATTCCTTGTCATTATCAGAGTAACCAACCATTGCAGGTAGAAATTACTAACCCGCAAATAGCTATCCAAGTTTGGAGTGTGGTGAGACAAGTTAAAGCTTCTCGTCAAGATTTAATTTGTCATTTAAAAGATTGTTTGCGGTTACGTTATCAAGCATTGTGA